The following nucleotide sequence is from Scyliorhinus torazame isolate Kashiwa2021f chromosome 4, sScyTor2.1, whole genome shotgun sequence.
ggcggtcccatctattgtggagatgcagtctcagagccagggactacatgaggggagtcGGCAACCAACCAATCTCCTGAAGGTGCAGTTAGAGCTGGTGAACCAGCTGtagggcaggagatggtgccgaccatgcgtactACTGAGGTCAACACCGTACGTGCAGGATCTGCAATGGAGGCCTTGAGgacgaaggtttcggccatgggtcaagatgtccaagtatTTATCCGAGTATTTATCAGGTCCAGCCTTTAACCAGATGActgataaagaacaagagcaagtggagggtggagttaagctgtggaattctctgtcagcggatCCTCCGGCCCGCCGGTAGCACACCCACACCCGCACGTTTGCTGACGGCGAGGGTCGGCCCACAATCGGGTACTCCATTGGCCAGCTACGGGAATGGGGAATCCTGCTGCCGACGGGGGTGCGACGTGCAGGACTGGTGGACCGGAAAATTCCGCATATCTTTAGTTCCAGAAAATTAGGAGAATTACAACAGAGGAATTCAGAGACAAAgttgatcagaaagcatacacagagatAGAATCTGAGTAGCCAGGAGTGTTATTGcacaataaataatatattaatgtTGGAAGTGAAGCCCTTTAAATGCTCAGGTTGATGATAAAAGGTCAGCGCTTGATCACATGGTATTAACAGTGCGTTATAGAAATGAAGTTCTGTGGGTAGCACATGAGATTCctgtagggggtcatttaggagtaaggacaaCTCCAGCAAATATACAAAAACATTTTCATAGGTCTGTCCTGCAGCGGGATGTAGTTGAACTTTGTCATACATGTCATACTTGATTGGTATTGGAAAATCTTAAACAACAAGCAAGCCAGCTACCTTAATACCCATTCTTGCATTTGAGGAAACATTTGTTGAGGCCTCAATTGTTAAGATGATAAAAAGTAATCAATGTTTGTTGACAATAATGGGTGTGGTTGCTAGATTTCCGGAAGCAATTCTGTTGCAAAATATTGCAGCAAAGAAGGTTGTAGTGGACTTAACTCTGTTTTAGCCACATACGGGCTAACAAAAGATATCTAGTCGGATCAGGGATTCAATTTTAGCGCAACATTATTCAGGGAAGTTATTAATAGCTGAGGAATAAAGTGCATCATCCAGCATCAGaaggagctttagaaaggtggcatttgaTAAGTGGAATCAGACTTTAAAGACAACAtccatattatcatagaatttacagtgcagatggaggccattcggcccatcgagtctgcaccgactcttggaaagagcaccctactcaaggtcgacaccgccaccctatccccataacccagtaaccccacccaacactaagggcaattttggacattaagggcaatttatcatggccaatccgcctaatctgcacatctttggactgtgggaggaaaccagagcacccggaggaaacccatgcacgcacggggaggatgtgcagattccgcacagacagtgacccaagccggaatcgaacctggagctgtgaagcaattgcgctgtccacaaggctaccgtgctgccaacattTTGACTGTGTTGTCTTCTTTATTTctctgtgaaccacaagctgtttcctaTATTGAATGAATGACCACACGACTGGTGTActagttcaaagacagtttattaataacacaagacttatttctatcTGCAATGATATTTAGTTtacgcactaaactagacctaatcactaagatgacctttacttcacttcgtgatgaccggctctgtgcaagaGATCAGGCCTTTAACtatgtccacgtgggtcggttggaagtcttcaggtttgtcgcgactgggctcgtccttcaggtagcgattgtgggtccttgaacttggctagttgatatgctgcaattggtctcacacaggctggtccaaaagaggccgatctttcggtttgcagttcttcttatccccctGGGCTTTCGCGCCCTTTGGGGTGGTCCGAACTCCAGATCCAATAGATCGATAGAGttccgatcaccctcattgatcctggccaattaggggcggatacctcagtggctgggcgggtcctagctaccaCTGTCATAGGCACAACAGCCTTTACAACTAATGGCAAGTGGCGCCGGTTTGTCTGCTACTGTTGCAACTCCATGATTCAAACTTGATTGTCCTggcggaaatggtgattgactctttATGGGTACAAGTTTCAGTCAggcctggcttctttgcacaatacacagaggctgtgttcctgtctgtgttcaagctgaccacaattcccatgatcttttgcaggtggccattttagatggctacagatACAAAGATCGCGCAGATACAAAAGGAGATTGCAAGCATGCTTAAGAATATCAATGAAGTCAGTTACAATGATTGGAGATCAACTAttctgatggtaccaaaaccaaatGGAATGAAACGATTGTGTGTTGGACAAGCAAACTGTAATACTAAAGTTTATTTACTAAAAGTATACTGAGCAGTACCTTTAacagaaagggtgaaggagattctgGCTTTTGTATCACCAAATGGCATgcatcagtttaaagtggtgccatTTGGAATGAATAATGCGTGAGCAACATTGCGAAGTCTAACTGGACTacacaattgtgcagtgtacactgCAGGTTTGGTGGTGTTCAGGTCACTGCGAAAGGAGCTTTTGGAACATCTGAAGGATTTGCTCGATTGTCCACAGTGGGATGATTTGGTGGTAAACCTGACTCAACGTCTGTTTACCAAAGCTAAATCACATTATGAAGCCACATTGTTGGTCATGGTCAGATTAACGCATGGAATGAGAAACTTAAAGCGATTGGGCACTTCACAATGCCATCGACGAGAAGAGAAGTTTTGAGATTTCTGATATTGTGTCCCTTTTGGCAGAAACCCCACGCCACATTTCACCATGATGGTTGTTCCACTGTGTTccgccaccctgggctagtgcgcggtcaattccagcctcactttacCCTGAGTCGCAGCACAATTTAAATTGACAATTAATTCTTCGAAAATATCCGCGGGCTCTGGACTGTCGCTGACAAAAGACGACAGTCATCAGGTatgtaaatgtaaacacattttgaaaaattaataacaataactataattaactaTGCAGTAGATAAAAATGGTTAACGATTATCTAATTACTAACCCACCTCTTTtactcacccccactctctgtacacacaaacgcaagactgacaaacaaacacagaggggaaaaaggtGTAAATACAATGATGGAAGTAAAAGGATAAgggtctttgtttcaaatggttgtATTATAGTTCAGCTTTTTCATACGTTAGCCTTCTCGTACTCCTTTCTACAGTCTAGCCCTTCAGTTCGAGGTTTTTGTTTTCAGTCCATAATGGTTTTCAATACAGATTCATCCAAGTCTAAAGAAGCTCTCCGCAGGTACAGACATCCTCATTAGGCAGCATTaatggaggaagagagagcgagagggagaatgtGAAAGAGAAAGATACACATTCACAGCTGCTCAACTCAGCGTCCAGGCTCTGAATGTCCTTTCTATGGTGATCTGAAAACAATTCCACTCAGGTAGAACCCATCATTGCCTGTCACCGGGCAGAATATAGCCctttgccaattcattggctaccagccaaccaattgaaccgcctACCTCCGATCtcttgggtgccacaaagtctgagttctgctgttcaaaaactCCACAGTTCATTATTTTACAACGTTTGAGTTCCTTGCTTGCTCTTTCGCCTTAAAGGGATATGTCCAGAAAATATCCATGATCAAAATGATAACCACCAAGTaaaaggaatgggaaataaaggaatcaccACAAAAGACACCTTACAACTGACTGACCTTGGAAGACAGAACTAGACATTCCTTTGGATGGCTGACCGTTTGGAGGTACTGACAAACTGAAAACTATGCTAGCTGTCGCATCAGTTTGAATCACACCGAATTACCACAAGCAATTTCAGGTGGCCATTGATGCCAGTGATGTGGGCCTTGGTGCTGTTATGTTACAAGAAAATGAAGAAGCTATGGAAAGACTtgtttgctcccccaccccccaaaagccaAATACTCGTCAAAGGATGTATTCGACCATTGAGAAGGAGGCGTTGGGTTTGGCATTGGCTTTGCAACCTTTTGGCATTGATGTTGCTACAAATTCATCAGCGATAATTGTTTACACAAACCATAATCCATTGAAGTATTTGGTGAAATTTAAAGATTGAAACAAAATACTTATTAGATGGAATTTATTGCGACAACAATTTAACTTGAAAGgtatacatgtggcaggaagagagaatgtgaatgcCGATATTTTATCATCATTTGAGATGAAAGAAGAATGGAACGTCAAAATTGGGAAAGACAGACTTAAATGTACTATACTGCTGTTTAAATGTTCATGCATAAATATGAGGGGATATGTATCATATAGAGCAATGTGAGTGCATAGTAATGAGTAGTGTTTAAAGTTGAAAATGTTATGCAAAATGAAGCCATATTTTCATATTGCTAGTTCATTCTGTTAAGGGGTTAAGTGTGAGGAATGTACAGAATTGGTATATTTCCATTGCATTTCATATCTGTTGCAGGAATGCTCTTCAAAGTCTGGTTAAGGTAATATCTGTTGCAgtcatattattaaagaaccttgaTTATGATATCCAGACTGTGTTTCTGTTAAAACTTATTTTAAGATGAGTAAAACATTAGGTAACCATTGTTTCTATCTATTTATGTCTTTTCATACAGAAAGCTAATGAAACATTGTTATTGTTTCTGGAAATCCCCTGGGTAATAGATCATTTATGAGAGATTGTATTTTGTGCTAGCTGATTAAGTGACGGGACATTATAGTGGGATACAATGAtgaaattaatgggaggagccttgTATTGCTGCAGTTTTGCAGTGTGTAATCAGCTTTTATGTTGAACCGCAGTTATGCAAATTCTGCCAGGGCCTATTAAGACGCAGTGTATTGGATCTGCTGTTAAAAAAGTCTCTCTTTCTCCAAAAGGTCTACACcgagataagcaagtaacctattTTGTCAACTTTACGTAGAAAtgatatttgaactgtattgggttgtttaattggaatGAGTGAGTTAGGTGCAGACAGTAAGTACACGTTTAAAATTTTTATTTAAGACCTgttaacaaagttatttatttgatgctaagcttgttaattctgtgtttaaattaacatgTGTTTTGACATAGACTATACTTATTGGTCAGAGTtatcattcctggggtgaagtacccttccttacagttttacaaatagaaaaagaGCTCTGGGTTCCCGTCTGGTATTCAAAGAAAATTTGGGGCCTGTCTGTTTCCCCAATAGTATTAGTTTTAAACGACATTTTGTAAGAGCTGACTGAAAGTTCAGAAATTTGctgataaaaggtgtttttttGGACAAATGCAGCATTTGCGTGAAATTGTTGGGAAGCAGCATATTCATTCGCATAGAGTCCTGTTGATCAGTTGAATGCAATGATTTCAACATAGGCTAGGATGATTTTTTACACTGGCAGTTGCAAGTTtggctttaaaaaataaacaatctcTTCATATTGCTAGTTAGGGGGAAGGTCTGAtgtatgtagaaattgttatatattacatATAATAATTATACTTGTGGCAGTAATGTTTTAATAGCCTggataaggtatatatttgttgcagtaatattattacagAATCTATGTTGTGATATCCAGACTGtatgtctgttaaagctgtaattaagagtgGCTAATGGTGGGGAAATACTTGATCCCGACCATTCTCTTTTTACAGATAAATGGGCTATTAACTTGTGTtccgattgctggagattccccggaGTGTCGGTAATTTATGGGAGAGTGGTGCTAAATCCAAGCTAAGCAggccatggaacttagtgggatacaaggATATAATGAATGCAGGATAGGTATATCTGTAGTTTTGCTGTCTGCTAgaaattttaagttgaacagcgctTTTGCCAATGTGGTCAGCTTGGGAGGAGAattctgacaagacagaagaattttcagtttgttcctgaaaggcaatctctctccaaaggtctgcacaaatAAGCAAGTAATCATGttctgctaactttatttatcagtAGAATTTTAACTTTATTGTGTTGCTTTGTTGGAATAGAGAAATCGGGAAGGTGTGAGGCATGAGttgaagtttttccttgtgttcaaACACTGTTTACCCGATAATTGCTGTTATTTTCCTTGATGTTAATGCGGTTAATTCTTTGTTTAAATTTGCCATTCTCATCCCGTACCAATGCAATGTTGTGTTCTGGACCGGGATCTTGACATCTGGAAGAAAGGAGAAGGATCAACTGGGCGCTTGAAGATATCAGCTCTTTGCATTTCAGAGCGTGCCCACAGCGGCACATAATTAGAAGCTGAGTGTCTGAAGATTATTCTCATGTCCGCCTGAAAAACAGTGCAAGAGTCATGGTTGGATTTATTGAGCTATGACCCAATTGTAAGCCACACATATTATCTGGCTAATGCTTCCTGCCTGGTCTCAGGAATAGGCAATATTTTCTGTAATTCcactctcttttcctttttatgtGTTACAGTGAATTTGGTGTCAATTTTGATTCTTTCCCGTGGAAAGTGCagcctctccacctgcaccacaCGCTACTTGGTGGCTATGGCAACAGCGGATCTTCTGGTCATCATCACTGAGGTCATACTAAACCGAATCAATGATTATTATTTCCCATTGAATTTCCTAAgaatcacccctgtgtgtagtgttcgcTACGTCCTGCTCCGTATAGCcatagactgttctgtctggttcactgtcgctttcacttttgatcgatttgtcgtcatttgttgtcagaagctgaaatctaaatattgcaccaagaGAACTGCAGCTGTGGTCCTAGCAAATATCGGCATTCTGTTCACTGTGAAAAACATCCCCATCTACTTTCGATTTAAACCTAGAAGGATTATCGACAATGTACCTTGGATGTGTTCAAATAAGCGGAGCTATTTTACTGACCCTGTTTGGATTGGATTCAGAAAATTTGAAAAAGTTCTAACGCCACTGATACCATTCGCTTTAATTTTGCTGCTGAACttactgacagtcagacacattttggtgACCAGCCGGGTCCGTAAGCAACTGAGAGGTCAGAGCGTGGGGGATAATCAcagtgacccggagatggagagcagaaggaagtcgatgattttactcttctccatatccggcagcttcatcctcctgtggtttgtttatgttttgtatttCTTTGATGTAAATGACTTCTTAGATGATGATTCATTTTACATCTTTGAAAATGTTGCCTATATGCTGCGGaacttaagttgctgcacaaacaccctGATTTACGTCCTGACTCAGTCTAACTTCAGAGAGCAATTGAAGAGCATGCTGAAATACCCAGttatatcaattattaaattaatgaataAACAACACATCTGAGACCAATCAGATGGTGAGGCAGTGCTGAAATGCAAGAGGGTAAAGCAGGTAGCTCGGAAAGGAAAGGCCAGGAGGAGTGGGGAAAACAAAATAACTGTTAGGGATGGGCAAGGGTGAATATGAATGTTTCAGGAGAGGAGCCAGATGATTTCCTGGTGTGCTGGAAATAAATCAGCAAACACCATCGTTCCTTTACCTCCTCTGCTTGATTTCCCATTTCCTCGCATTTTCCCAAAAGTAAAACTTAGCGGGTTCACAGAAAAACAAAATTGTTCGTATATTAGAAATATTACTGTGACAATGCATTATTCTTATTTATTTATCAATATAGTCATTGAGTCAATAAACACTTTATTAAATCTGAGTCCCGAGCTTTCTTAACGCCTGGCTGGGTAAttgggaaggtggggaatgggaagaTGGGGAATGTGGCATATGGGAGTTTGTGGAAGGTGGGTAATGGGGAAGAGCGGGTTTGGGAaaggtggtgtgtggagtgggaaggttgactagGTGATGTGGAAGATGGGCTTAATGAACATGCGGGATGGAGCAGGTGGGACTGGAATTTGTGGGAAATGGGAAGGTGCGAGGGTGGAGAATGTGGAGGATGGAAAATGTAGTGGATGCGGATTGTGGAGGATTGAAAATGTGGGTTGGGGCAAGTTGAGGAATGGTTAAGTTGGGGGATGGGAAAATGGGCAATGGGAAAGTTGGGTGacgaggaagggggtggggttgggaatgTTTTGTTGGGGCAGGTGGGTGCGAAATTGGTgtcatgggggtggagtggggtattGGCAAGGTGAGGGTGGGAAAGTTAGGGGATGGGGTGGTTGGGATGGCAAAGGTGTCCTTTGTGGAACATTCATGATTGGGAAGGTGGCGCCAGGAGAAGGTATTGAATGTGGTACATCAGGGATGGGGAATGTTGGGAATGAGGAATGTGGAATACgcagaaggtggggggtggggaagatgggGATGGTGAATTTGCTGGACGTGAAAGGTGGGGTGTAGTCAAGCCTAGACTCTGGCAGAGCGGTGTGGAGGTTGGTCGTCACCACCAGGACCCATTTTCCTTGTGGGGTGGCTGTGGGAGGACGGGGTGGGGAGgtcttggggagggggagcagagatCCTTGGCCATGTCAGTCGGGATGGTCAGTGTCTGAAGTAGCAACTCCTGCAGGTAGATCATTCTAACTGACAGGACAATGGAACAATGATAGATGATGTTGTGATGCAACAAAGATCATTGATCAAAAAGTAGGAGGGACTGGATTCCTTTCTCAAATTGTAGCTTCATATTGCCCTGGGTTTCGTGTAGTTTTGCTTATTCAGGcttcagaccgagacagagagcaagGACTTTATGTCCATTCTTTCTAAGTGAGTACCCCTCATATCAACATCGCCTACAACACAAATTGCCACCCCTGTCCCCTGTAAAATGATGGAAAGAGCTTTCCTCTTCATTTTCAAATACTCCATTGCCTGGAGCCAACCTCTGGTCGCTGAACCATTTGGAGATGGAAAGCTTGCTCCCTCTTCCTCTTCCCCTATGCAACTGGCAACAGATGTTGAAGAAGGTGGCACCATGTAAGGGTGCAGTGTAAGCACAGGAGCAGGCAGCTCGATGCCACCAGGCATAGTGATAAACCGAATCTGCCTGCAGACTCCCGCAGGTGGAGCAAAGATGCTAAATTGAGATCTGAAAGACTGATCATCATAAATCTTGCCCTACCTGGGTGTAtaatccaggtggcatggtgcctgtGTCAGCAATTCAGCTCTCTCATATAAATTTAGTTTGGCATAATTTTGAAGTATATAAAAGCCTGAATGGTATCGACAAGGTCTGTGTGgaaagatgtttcctcttttgAGCTGAGATCTAGGGGGCGCTGTTTTTAACATCCAGGCACCCTTATGGGATAGAGAAGATTGATTTTTCTCTGTCCATGGGTTGTCCAACTTTGAGGCTTTACCTCAGAAAGCAATGGaagcggggtcactgaatattgttAAATCAGAGATAAATTGCTCTTGTTGGGCAGCAAAAGTTTTTGAGAGTCGTTGGGAATTTAAAAATCGAAACACAATCCAAAcatccataatcttattgaatgttggTGCTGTCTTGAGAGGCCCAGTCACCTTCTTCTGCTCCAGTTTTGTATGTTCAAATGGAACCAATTTGAAAGCAAACACATTTGCACAGCGAATTCCTCATTGTAACGCAAAGAAAATGGCCAAATATTTTTTCAGCGAAAGAATTTAAATGGGGAAACCTTGGCGTCCTTAAAACGGATCAGTTGAAAATGTTTGCTGGGGAAAGATGTCCGCCGACACCCTCACCCGTTTACCGCCTCTGGTTGGGGTCCCAGCTCCCAGCAGTGAACGATTTTCCAGTAAAATCAAACAAAATGGGCTGATCCAGTCGTCAGTGGAACATCTGGATCTCGCGTCTCCCGTTGAGCACTCGGATCAATAGCTCAATGGTGACTCCAAATCTATGGCCTCGTCAATTTAATTGCAGCTACAATTacgaggaggtggagagagaggaagaagctcatgagagggaaagagagcgtggggaatgttaaagagagggaaagtgagaaagagaaggaagggagagggagggatcaagaaaaggaaagagaatttGCTTTTTCCGAATATTGGAAATGGAGCTGGCAACTCAAAGGTAAGGAGAGTATAGACGGCGTTGCTGCAAGTTAATATCTCTCTCGATGAGGaaatacccaccccatccccctcaccatccctctcACGTGGGACTACTTTCTGAGACCATCAAGTTTGTGAGATTCCTTTCCAAATTTGAAGAGAATGATGTGAAGCCATTTTTGTTCTTTTAGAAAATAGGAGGGCAGCTAAAATGGCCCCCAGATATCTGGACATTTTTAGTTCATGGGGAGCTGTTTGAGAGCGTCCAAGCGGTCTACTTCATGCTGCATTGTGATGGGCACCAGGGCCATAGGTCCCCAAGGCACAGGGCACCGATGGAGCCAGGGTTGTGGAGGGCAGAGTGCTGGAGGAGTGGCCGGGGGGGAGGGAGCAGGACAAGTGGGGGCACGGTCTGCAGTAcagcctgttggacctggctgggcatgcgagtacgcaccatgctaacatgtctgacttttaccccctgcagacaatggccttCAGGCAGCACGTTagcgcagtgcttagcacagttacttcacagctccagcattccaggttcgatttctggtttgggtcactgtctgtgcggagtctgcacgttctctgtgtgtgtgggggttttctccgggtgctccggcttcctcccacagtccaaagatgtgcaggttaggtggattggacaccctaaattgccctcagtgtccaaaccgtttcggtggggatactgggttacggggataaaggggatagggtggaggcatggggcttaagtagggtgctctttccaagggccgtgcagactcactGGTGGCCTTttgtggaacataggagcaggaggaagtctttcggcccttcgagcctgctccgccattcatcacgatcatggctgatcatccacctcaaaagcctaatcctgctgtctccccatagcctttgatcccattcaccccaagtgctatatctagccgcctcttgaatatattcaatgttttagcatcaactacttcctgtggtaatgaattccacaggctcaccactctttgggtgaaaaaatatctcctcatctctgtccaaaatggtttaccctgaatcctcagactgtgacccctggctctggacacacccacattggtaacatcttccccgcatttaccctgtctagtcctgtcagaattttataagtctctatgagatccccctcattcttctgaactccagcgagaataatcctaacctagtcaatctctcctcatatgatagtccagccatccctggaatcagtctggtaaaccttcgctgcactccctcgagagcaagaacatccttccacagaggaggagaccaaaactgcacgcaatactccaggtgtggcctcaccatggccctttataattgcagcaacacatccctcctTCTATACTAGAAAcacctcgcaatgaaggccaacataccactttaccacctgctgcacctgcatgcttaccttcagcgactggtgcacaaggacacccaggtcccgctgcacagtgaaaacagcgtgggagcagagagagccgggacagcgaaaacagcgccggaggagagagccgggagatttaaaaagcgcgggaggagagagccgggacagcgaaaacagcgcgggagcagagagagccgggacagcgaaaacagcgccggaggagagagccgggagatttaaaaagggcgggaggagagagccgggagatttaaaaagcacgggaggagagagccgggagatttaaaaagcgctggaggagagagccgggacagtgctgggagaggtgagtgcacaaaaggtgtggcaggagtgcctttagtcacggagtgctgattggaacagagtgcatctgagtttaggtgagtgactgagttcgggtgagtggccagagagggctatgtttttgttggtgttcgggtttatccttgaggttcgacaaaaaatgttttttttttttaatatttaaattaattaactagttgaatatggctggacaggtgatgtgctgttgctgtatgatgatggaactggtggatcccattgagaccgtcagtgaccacatctgcagtgttggctgctcgaggaattacgactcagaattgatgagctggagaccgagctgcacacactgcggcacatcagggagggggagcattacctggacgctttgtttcaggaggcagtcacacccggtagaatatgttctgttaattcggacagtggtcagggacagagtggtatgactgcaagggaggcaggtagggggatcctgagtttaggagttgaggagcctcatcccttgactttgtccaacaggtataaggtacttgctccctgtgtggatgaggaagagggctgtagcgaggatgcgttgactgaccactgcactttggtacaggaagccattcaagaggggggagcaaaaagacaagtggtagttgtaggggattctataattagggagattgatggcatcctttgtaagccagatcgagagtcccgcatggtatgttgcctgcccagtgccagggtgagggacatctctgatcggcttgaaaggattttggagagggagggggaggatccagttgctgtggtccacgttgggactaacaacataggtaagactaggaaagagaacctgtttggggattatcaaacactagggactaaattaaagagcaggtcctccagggttataatctctggattactacccgagccacgtgccaattgacagagggttgagaaaattagagaagttaacacgtggctaaaggagtggtgcgggaaagagggattccatttcatggggcattggaatcagtattggggcaggagggacctgtaccgttgggacggtcttcacctgaaccattctgggaccagtgttctagcgaataggataaataggttggtcacaaggactttaaactagcaagttggggggaagggaagtgtaaagctatggacagtataatggttaatggagatcaaggcagcaggttacgtgacaggttattttgtagagatatgggttcaaagacaaggaaaattaggagaaagggtaagaggaaaaataaattgtgaaaagttgctgatcaaggtgttaggattcataacaaaaacataaaaaacagcataagtgtactttatctgaatgctcgtagtatacgaaataaggtaaatgtgttgatggcacaaatcatcgtgaatgactatgatttagtggccattactgaaacatggttaaaagatggtcacgactgggagttaaatatccaagggtatcagactatacgaa
It contains:
- the LOC140411340 gene encoding probable G-protein coupled receptor 139 yields the protein MATDTKIAQIQKEIASMLKNINEVSYNDWRSTILMVPKPNGMKRLCVGQANLQESWLDLLSYDPIVSHTYYLANASCLVSGIGNIFCNSTLFSFLCVTVNLVSILILSRGKCSLSTCTTRYLVAMATADLLVIITEVILNRINDYYFPLNFLRITPVCSVRYVLLRIAIDCSVWFTVAFTFDRFVVICCQKLKSKYCTKRTAAVVLANIGILFTVKNIPIYFRFKPRRIIDNVPWMCSNKRSYFTDPVWIGFRKFEKVLTPLIPFALILLLNLLTVRHILVTSRVRKQLRGQSVGDNHSDPEMESRRKSMILLFSISGSFILLWFVYVLYFFDVNDFLDDDSFYIFENVAYMLRNLSCCTNTLIYVLTQSNFREQLKSMLKYPVISIIKLMNKQHI